In Edaphobacter paludis, a single window of DNA contains:
- a CDS encoding permease translates to MRSRILNPHKTSLLRGSALVLLSLGAAYLLSGFPNDRTNPFLVLPAGIALIGGADTLRCMRCPQWDLFHVGVLFCLYMDLLSICLILFLLLDPYMLWLTGGH, encoded by the coding sequence ATGAGATCCCGCATCCTCAATCCGCACAAAACTTCCCTCCTGCGGGGCAGCGCGCTCGTGCTTCTCAGCCTCGGGGCCGCCTATCTCCTCTCCGGCTTTCCCAACGACCGCACCAACCCTTTTCTCGTGCTCCCTGCAGGTATTGCCCTCATTGGCGGCGCCGACACCCTTCGTTGCATGCGCTGCCCACAATGGGATCTATTCCACGTCGGAGTCCTCTTCTGCCTCTACATGGACCTTCTCTCCATCTGCCTCATCCTCTTCCTGCTCCTCGACCCCTACATGCTCTGGCTAACCGGAGGCCACTAG
- a CDS encoding CYCXC family (seleno)protein, with the protein MKRILGCVVLGLVTMVASAQWTNPSDDVPAYNATAPKKHLPPVLSGDQLTGPYFSHPYQVTVYKMAAKIPSVLHQQPCYCHCDRVMGHNSLHSCFEGTHGAACSTCMREAVYAYQQTMKGVTPAQIRAGIERGDWQTIDLTKAAL; encoded by the coding sequence ATGAAGCGAATACTCGGGTGTGTAGTGTTAGGCCTTGTAACCATGGTTGCGTCTGCGCAGTGGACCAACCCCTCCGACGATGTACCGGCCTACAACGCGACCGCGCCGAAGAAACACCTCCCGCCTGTCCTGAGCGGCGATCAGCTCACCGGCCCCTATTTCTCGCATCCATATCAGGTGACTGTATATAAGATGGCGGCAAAGATCCCGTCCGTGCTCCATCAGCAGCCCTGCTACTGCCACTGCGACCGCGTCATGGGACACAATAGCCTGCATAGTTGCTTCGAAGGGACCCACGGAGCCGCATGCTCCACCTGCATGCGCGAAGCTGTTTACGCCTACCAGCAAACCATGAAGGGTGTAACTCCTGCCCAGATTCGAGCTGGCATCGAACGGGGCGACTGGCAGACCATCGACCTCACCAAAGCTGCCCTCTAA